A single region of the Mustela lutreola isolate mMusLut2 chromosome 2, mMusLut2.pri, whole genome shotgun sequence genome encodes:
- the FAM240A gene encoding protein FAM240A, with the protein MNNQYVRREVFCGNTCHELKRFWEREIGKQTYYREYEEYRLGRSALRKLREEWRQRLEAKLRLRNNLDETEKRANVGRELVASLTQEDSKP; encoded by the exons ATGAACAATCAGTACGTCCGCCGGGAGGTCTTCTGCGGGAACACCTGTCACGAACTCAAGCGCTTCTGGGAGCGGGAGATTGGCAAGCAGACCTACTACCGGGAATACGAGGAGTATCGCCTGGGAAGAAGTGCCCTGAGAAA gctcagagaggaatggaggcagagactggaagcAAAGCTGAGGTTGCGGAACAATCTAGATGAGACCGAAAAGCGGGCAAACGTGGGCCGGGAGCTTGTTGCTTCGCTGACACAAGAGGATTCAAAGCCCTGA